CACAGGCGCGACGTAGGCGAGCACACGGTCGACGAGCCCGGAGGCGACGAATGCGCTCGCCAGGGTGGGGCCGCCCTCGACGAACACGCGCTGCACGCCGCGGGAGTGCAGATCTGCGAGCACCGCGTGCAGATCGCGGGTGTCGTAGAAGAGGGGGGAGTTCGGATGCCGCCGCAGCGCCGCATCCGCGGGTGTGACGCGCGAACCGATGACGACGGGGGTGGGCTGGTGGGGGAGAAGCGCATCTCCGTCGCGGGCGGTGAGCGCGGGGTCGTCGGCGAGCACGGTGCCCGTGCCGACGACGATGGCGTCGGACTCGGCCCGGCGGCGATGCACGTCGGCGCGTGCGGCAGGTCCCGTGATCCATTGGCTGGACCCGTCGGATGCCGCGGCGCGGCCGTCGAGGCTCTGGGCCCACTTGACCGTCACGTGCGGACGGCCGAGGCGCTGGGCGGTGAGCCAGCCGTCGATGAGCGTGTGCGCGGCATCCGCCTGCTCGCCGCTCTCCACGTCGACGCCGGCCGCGCGAAGGCGG
This Microbacterium sp. XT11 DNA region includes the following protein-coding sequences:
- the ribD gene encoding bifunctional diaminohydroxyphosphoribosylaminopyrimidine deaminase/5-amino-6-(5-phosphoribosylamino)uracil reductase RibD, which gives rise to MAVTEAERRAMTRALELAANGPRGVNPQVGAVILSSDGETMAEGWHRGAGTPHAEVDALSKLAPGAARGATAVVTLEPCNHTGRTGPCALALIDAGITRVVYALDDPGAVSGGGADRLRAAGVDVESGEQADAAHTLIDGWLTAQRLGRPHVTVKWAQSLDGRAAASDGSSQWITGPAARADVHRRRAESDAIVVGTGTVLADDPALTARDGDALLPHQPTPVVIGSRVTPADAALRRHPNSPLFYDTRDLHAVLADLHSRGVQRVFVEGGPTLASAFVASGLVDRVLAYVAPVLLGGDRLALTDLGIPSIDRALRLEIDEWVPLGPDLLAIAHPATATDSPTEGAD